A genome region from Anopheles stephensi strain Indian chromosome 2, UCI_ANSTEP_V1.0, whole genome shotgun sequence includes the following:
- the LOC118506417 gene encoding mucin-19 isoform X5 codes for MKEMVGGCCVCSDDRGWSENPLVYCDGQSCAVAVHQACYGIVTVPSGPWYCRKCESQERSARVRCELCPSRDGALKRTDNQGWAHVVCALYIPEVRFGNVTTMEPIILQLIPQERYNKTCYICQEMGKGSRATVGACMQCNKSGCKQQFHVTCAQQLGLLCEEAGNYLDNVKYCGYCQHHYSKLKKGGNVKTIPPYKPISHEANSSDGQSSPEKEMEPPSTQSHSGSASTAGSSGTGASGSGAGGSSSSSSGLKSSSRLSGEPNIGGSSSTSSSSSSSSSKQRKSSSASKSSSGSSSNPSLSSSSSSSVQAAGGAGSSGGSGMSGSSSMSALSSLSTTGSSGSSGISSMSGSGGIDDRRVSNSSSGIGGSGTAGSVSSSGSSSKSSSGSSGGTGGGGSGSSSSTSKEKDKYSKSRDKSSKSSKSSSSSGNSSTSGSAGNFNNSTTSTSSSSVGGSSSQSKDADMGTASGSSAGSLGSLGANSSSQSATQGGYSSTAGGSGNSSTGSSTNSSTKHHSDKLDKGSTGPVGSLSSSTGAGSGPGASVASPSTLIIKPPLDHSGSGKEQLSKEANAKTANSSNFSDSVVVNSESVYNHVGSGGNSGSTSVIESGKLAIGAGSGSTSSGSYGGGGGSSGTGSGSTTGGSNSGKKRKADARSTPTSSAGSNEMDSNRDLIRDVAVSLVPLSLNKTDHTDPLSIGVHEKNVKKAKTETNAPHQHPAAGTTAVPVPAPTEPNLQNVTPNLIQPTHASSIISSSSTSSSTTGKQQQQQQQQQHHQQTTPHSPQQPSSHTPSLVVSVPLSTATVPGVNLPASNSSNSSSSNVNHSASLSSSSSSNSNSNSTPNIVSPGGQLGVGANGSGNSSSSNNSAGGNSLYQQLSHRTGGDQLMNASTNRSSPVIQQQTTAQNIIQSSSSSSNAGSSAPGSSAASSADRHHHHHHHQHLERHSPSMRASPAGGGANVITSLQHHSQSQQQDLLSPAGGSVLQSISPVPMSTIQRTASPSTLLGVGDSSNSSGGGGGGGGLKFSYEKQPPTTNARIAALQEEESSTGRRSRYGTPDMIVSSGAPYSMSSTQTASSSSSSTLYGGGGGGGGGGGGLKFSYEAQPTNPLAAVSTASMISNSVIAVPQVKDSPPSSPGSDAGGAASGTTIVSGRGTKRNRKMSSNAGPGGASTAPTIVPASIVAGAPPVNDAKDGKLFQNGGGSGGAGGGSIVSATHMLGNQLNPSSSVAQKMSEQLSMDIEAHTYVPGGPIDPGPTLMGPQFPGKNRANNPQPVMPVGGGGGGGNSLSSMLTGGGTATANGNTPQSLEQLLERQWEQGSQFLMEQAQHFDIASLLSCLHQLRSENIRLEDHVNNLVARRDHLLAVNARLAIPLNPTAALGGVGMIGGSGGPGGGGAGSAIAGGAAIGAGQGQFNNIHGNGPIDANVITNAATISSRSSRGQQHGGPQQQQSAQGPASHFGSGAGSNAAGLPQENGIDFRHTNSSHSATNSASIRRNSPSNQPYPPPGSAGTGGGTSRGSSVTSSSAAASSSTPAGETLSATGPARGNTMRSSGQGTVSTSSNSNSSNSSATGNGPTVVASSGLNSSGPGPYQATREQQQQTIYNTAHQPTHQLRRDDIPLLLEHHQQEHLPHHHQLPPHHHLSAPPPTLPQAPPSHTQHHPPAASVQPASQGHSVQQNHHHHQQPNNNSSIMPQTNPPSSSHQQMGRGVVAPVTTTSTARITAAHHHVPGHQHPRTIGSNHHHHYAPHPYMPAAQSHGNHLQHRPSPASPPPPPPPGNVSVMAAHHHHSAMNSHDGPPTAGRGQAISTPPPPSSQPAVVDRMVHSQRPPTH; via the exons ATGAAGGAGATGGTCGGTGGATGTTGTGTCTGTTCAGACGATCGCGGCTGGTCGGAAAATCCGCTAGTGTACTGCGATGGTCAAAGTTGTGCTGTGGCCGTGCACCAGGCGTGCTACGGCATCGTAACCGTACCGAGTGGACCTTGGTACTGTCGGAAGTGTGAGAGTCAGGAGCGTTCGGCACGGGTCCGGTGCGAACTGTGCCCGTCGCGCGATGGAGCGCTCAAGCGAACGGACAACCAGGGATGGGCGCATGTCGTGTGCGCGCTCTACATTCCCGAGGTGCGTTTCGGCAACGTGACGACGATGGAACCGATCATCCTGCAGCTGATCCCACAGGAGCGGTACAATAAAA CATGTTACATCTGTCAGGAGATGGGCAAAGGATCCCGTGCCACGGTGGGAGCCTGCATGCAGTGTAACAAATCGGGCTGCAAGCAACAGTTTCACGTCACCTGTGCCCAACAGCTCGGGCTGCTGTGTGAGGAAGCCGGCAACTATCTGGACAATGTGAAATATTGCGGATACTGTCAGCATCACTACAGCAAATTG AAAAAGGGAGGCAACGTGAAAACGATTCCACCGTACAAACCCATCAGCCATGAGGCGAACTCAAGCGATGGACAATCGTCGCCcgagaaagaaatggaacCACCGTCGACTCAGTCACACTCCGGTAGCGCCAGTACCGCCGGTTCGAGCGGTACGGGCGCTAGTGGTAGCGGTGCCGGTGGAAGCAGTAGCTCCAGCAGTGGGCTTAAGTCTAGCAGCCGGCTGTCCGGGGAACCGAACATCGGTGGCTCATCGTCtacctcctcttcctcctcgtcaTCATCCTCCAAGCAGCGAAAGTCGTCGAGTGCATCCAAAAGCTCGAGTGGTTCCAGCTCGAACCCTTCCCTTTCGTCGTCCTCTTCGTCGTCGGTACAAGCTGCAGGTGGAGCAGGTTCCAGTGGTGGGTCCGGTATGTCCGGGTCTTCATCGATGTCCGCGTTGTCTTCGCTGTCTACCACGGGTTCGTCAGGTTCGTCCGGTATTTCGAGTAtgtccggaagcggtggaATCGACGATCGTCGCGTGAGCAATAGCAGTAGCGGTATTGGTGGTTCTGGCACAGCCGGAAGCGTTAGCAGTAGTGGCAGCTCGAGCAAGAGCAGTTCCGGTTCGTCCGGTggcaccggtggtggtggtagtggcagTTCAAGCAGTACCTCGAAGGAGAAGGATAAATATAGTAAAAGT CGCGACAAAAGCTCCAAATCCTCCAAATCATcaagcagcagcggcaacagtaGCACTAGTGGAAGTGCTGGCAATTTTAACAATAGTACAACAAGTACCAGCAGCAGTTCCGTCGGAGGAAGTTCAAGCCAATCGAAGGACGCCGATATGGGTACTGCGTCCGGATCGTCTGCTGGATCGCTGGGATCACTCGGCGCGAATTCGTCCTCCCAATCCGCAACGCAAGGCGGATATTCGTCGACCGCCGGTGGCAGTGGCAATAGTTCCACTGGCAGCAGTACCAACAGCTCGACCAAACATCACTCGGATAAGCTGGACAAGGGTAGCACCGGTCCGGTCGGATCACTATCTAGCAGCACGGGTGCTGGATCGGGACCGGGTGCATCGGTTGCGTCGCCCAGCACGCTTATCATAAAGCCACCGCTGGACCATTCCGGCAGTGGGAAAGAACAGCTGTCGAAGGAAGCGAACGCTAAAACAGCCAACTCAAGCAATTTCTCCGACTCGGTCGTGGTCAACTCGGAATCGGTGTACAATCACGTTGGTTCGGGCGGGAATTCTGGTTCGACGTCCGTGATCGAAAGCGGCAAGCTAGCGATCGGTGCGGGATCGGGCAGCACCTCGAGTGGTTcgtatggtggtggtggtggtagtagtggcACGGGCAGTGGCAGCACGACCGGAGGGAGTAATAGCGGTAAGAAACGGAAGGCCGATGCACGCTCCACCCCAACGTCATCCGCTGGAAGCAATGAGATGGATTCTAATCG TGACCTGATAAGGGATGTCGCAGTATCGCTAGTGCCATTGTCGCTGAACAAAACCGATCATACTGATCCTTTGTCGATCGGAGTGCacgagaaaaatgtgaaaaag GCGAAAACCGAAACGAACGCCCCGCACCAGCATCCGGCAGCGGGCACGACGGCGGTGCCGGTTCCAGCACCGACGGAACCGAACCTGCAGAATGTCACACCGAACCTCATCCAGCCGACGCACGCCTCGAGCATCATTTCATCCTCCTCCACCTCATCCTCGACCACcggaaaacagcagcagcagcagcagcaacaacaacaccatcag CAAACAACACCTCACTCGCCTCAGCAGCCATCATCGCACACACCGAGCCTGGTGGTGTCGGTTCCACTGTCGACGGCTACCGTACCTGGAGTTAATCTACCCGCTAGTAACAGTAGTaatagcagtagcagcaacgtTAATCATAGCGCTAGtcttagcagcagcagcagcagcaacagcaatagCAACAGTACCCCCAACATTGTATCACCCGGTGGCCAGTTGGGTGTCGGCGCCAACGGTAGCGggaacagcagtagcagcaataACAGCGCTGGAGGCAACTCGCTTTACCAACAGCTTTCACACCGGACGGGTGGTGATCAGTTGATG AATGCCAGCACGAACCGGTCTAGTCCCGTGATACAGCAGCAAACGACGGCCCAGAACATTATACAGTCGTCTTCCTCCAGCTCCAACGCCGGCTCATCCGCTCCCGGTAGTTCTGCAGCTTCATCCGCCGACcggcaccaccatcatcatcatcatcaacatctcGAGCGCCACTCACCGTCGATGCGAGCGTCcccggccggtggtggtgccaATGTTATAACCTCACTGCAGCACCACAGCCAATCACAGCAGCAGGATCTGCTGTCCCCTGCCGGTGGTTCCGTGCTGCAGAGCATTTCGCCCGTCCCGATGAGCACGATCCAGCGCACCGCCTCACCATCGACGCTGCTCGGCGTTGGCGACAGCAGTAacagtagtggtggtggtggcggtggcggcgggcTAAAGTTTAGCTACGAAAAGCAACCGCCAACGACGAATGCGCGGATAGCGGCGCTACAGGAAGAGGAATCGTCTACCGGGCGGCGATCCAGGTACGG AACGCCGGATATGATCGTATCGAGCGGCGCACCGTACAGCATGAGCTCCACGCAGACCGCCTCCTCTTCGTCCTCCTCCACCctgtacggtggtggtggtggtggtggcggtggcggtggaggcTTGAAGTTCTCGTACGAAGCACAACCAACGAATCCGCTGGCGGCCGTTTCTACCGCATCCATGATCAGCAACAGCGTGATTGCCGTGCCGCAGGTGAAGGACTCGCCGCCCAGCTCTCCGGGATCGGATGCGGGTGGCGCCGCTTCCGGCACCACGATCGTTAGTGGCCGTGGCACGAAACGTAATCGTAAGATGTCGTCCAATGCTGGGCCGGGTGGTGCATCGACGGCACCCACGATTGTGCCGGCGTCGATCGTAGCAGGAGCTCCCCCAGTAAACGATGCGAAGGATGGGAAGCTGTTTCAGAATGGGGGCGGTAGCGGTGGTGCAGGAGGTGGTTCGATCGTGTCCGCTACCCACATGCTAGGCAATCAGCTGAATCCGAGCAGCAGCGTGGCACAAAAAATGTCCGAACAGCTGAGCATGGACATCGAAGCGCACACGTACGTACCCGGTGGTCCGATCGATCCGGGGCCAACGCTAATGGGACCACAGTTCCCGGGAAAG AATCGCGCCAATAACCCACAACCGGTAATGCCggtcggcggtggtggcggtggcggcaacTCGTTAAGCTCGATGCTAACGGGCGGTGGTACGGCGACGGCTAATGGCAACACTCCGCAAAGCTTGGAACAGCTGCTGGAGCGGCAATGGGAACAAGGATCTCAGTTTCTTATGGAACAAGCGCAACACTTCGACA TTGCCTCGCTCCTGTCCTGTCTTCATCAGCTGCGGAGTGAAAACATTCGGTTGGAAGATCACGTCAATAATTTGGTTGCCCGACGGGATCATCTGTTGGCCGTGAATGCTCGGCTAGCGATACCGCTCAACCCTACTGCAGCCCTCGGTGGGGTTGGCATGATCGGAGGATCGGGCGGTCctggtggtggaggagcagGATCGGCTATTGCCGGTGGCGCGGCTATCGGAGCTGGTCAAG GACAATTTAACAACATCCACGGCAACGGTCCAATCGATGCGAACGTCATCACCAACGCCGCCACAATCTCGAGCCGATCCAGCCGGGGACAGCAGCACGGTGgtccgcaacagcagcagtccgCGCAAGGTCCCGCCAGTCACTTTGGGTCCGGTGCGGGAAGCAATGCGGCCGGACTGCCGCAAGAAAATGGCATCGATTTCCGGCACACCAACTCCTCCCATTCGGCCACAAACAGCGCTTCGATAAG GCGTAATTCACCTTCAAACCAACCGTACCCACCACCGGGGTCTGCCGGCACCGGTGGAGGCACCTCACGAGGATCATCCGTGACGTCCTCATCGGCAGCAGCTTCATCCAGCACACCGGCCGGCGAAACGCTCTCCGCCACCGGACCGGCACGCGGTAACACGATGCGATCCTCCGGCCAAGGAACTGTGTCCACCAGTAGTAACAGCaatagcagcaacagcagtgccaCCGGTAATGGGCCAACGGTAGTAGCTAGTAGCGGCTTGAACAGTTCCGGACCCGGCCCTTATCAGGCAACgcgcgaacagcagcagcaaacgatcTACAACACCGCACATCAG CCTACACACCAATTACGCCGAGACGAT ATACCGCTCTTGCTCGAGCACCATCAGCAGGAACATTTGCCTCACCATCACCAACTTCctccccaccaccacctttcCGCTCCACCTCCTACCCTTCCACAGGCTCCTCCATCCCATACGCAGCATCACCCGCCGGCAGCGTCGGTGCAGCCGGCATCGCAAGGACATTCGGTGCAGcagaaccatcatcatcatcagcaaccgaacaacaacagcagtatTATGCCACAAACAAAtcccccctcgtcgtcccacCAGCAGATGGGACGGGGGGTAGTGGCACCGGTAACAACCACCAGCACGGCAAGGATCACTGCCGCGCATCATCACGTACCGGGCCACCAGCATCCTCGAACGATCGGTTcgaaccatcatcaccactatGCTCCACATCCGTACATGCCGGCGGCCCAATCGCACGGGAACCACCTGCAACACCGACCGTCACCAGcctccccaccaccacccccaccacccGGAAACGTCAGCGTGATGGcggcccatcatcatcactcgGCGATGAACTCGCACGACGGTCCACCGACAGCCGGGCGGGGACAAGCTATCAgtacgccaccaccaccgtcatccCAGCCGGCAGTGGTGGACCGGATGGTACACTCCCAGCGGCCACCAACTCACTGA
- the LOC118506417 gene encoding protein AF-10 isoform X8: MKEMVGGCCVCSDDRGWSENPLVYCDGQSCAVAVHQACYGIVTVPSGPWYCRKCESQERSARVRCELCPSRDGALKRTDNQGWAHVVCALYIPEVRFGNVTTMEPIILQLIPQERYNKTCYICQEMGKGSRATVGACMQCNKSGCKQQFHVTCAQQLGLLCEEAGNYLDNVKYCGYCQHHYSKLKKGGNVKTIPPYKPISHEANSSDGQSSPEKEMEPPSTQSHSGSASTAGSSGTGASGSGAGGSSSSSSGLKSSSRLSGEPNIGGSSSTSSSSSSSSSKQRKSSSASKSSSGSSSNPSLSSSSSSSVQAAGGAGSSGGSGMSGSSSMSALSSLSTTGSSGSSGISSMSGSGGIDDRRVSNSSSGIGGSGTAGSVSSSGSSSKSSSGSSGGTGGGGSGSSSSTSKEKDKYSKSRDKSSKSSKSSSSSGNSSTSGSAGNFNNSTTSTSSSSVGGSSSQSKDADMGTASGSSAGSLGSLGANSSSQSATQGGYSSTAGGSGNSSTGSSTNSSTKHHSDKLDKGSTGPVGSLSSSTGAGSGPGASVASPSTLIIKPPLDHSGSGKEQLSKEANAKTANSSNFSDSVVVNSESVYNHVGSGGNSGSTSVIESGKLAIGAGSGSTSSGSYGGGGGSSGTGSGSTTGGSNSGKKRKADARSTPTSSAGSNEMDSNRDLIRDVAVSLVPLSLNKTDHTDPLSIGVHEKNVKKAKTETNAPHQHPAAGTTAVPVPAPTEPNLQNVTPNLIQPTHASSIISSSSTSSSTTGKQQQQQQQQQHHQQTTPHSPQQPSSHTPSLVVSVPLSTATVPGVNLPASNSSNSSSSNVNHSASLSSSSSSNSNSNSTPNIVSPGGQLGVGANGSGNSSSSNNSAGGNSLYQQLSHRTGGDQLMNASTNRSSPVIQQQTTAQNIIQSSSSSSNAGSSAPGSSAASSADRHHHHHHHQHLERHSPSMRASPAGGGANVITSLQHHSQSQQQDLLSPAGGSVLQSISPVPMSTIQRTASPSTLLGVGDSSNSSGGGGGGGGLKFSYEKQPPTTNARIAALQEEESSTGRRSRYGVEAGSTTSGVHPVIEMAGHGGSHGYHGGGSGGIISGYSNSSSNPPGGSKSNHQNINHSGTTNNNTIDNYHHQHAHQQPYHGGGGSAGHSVLTSVGSSNSSNNTVNSSISNSNNSILSSNINTSTITTTTTTTNTSSSTIASSSAASGSNSKNTTIISSNSGGGVSGATTTITGSHTNSTTGNNHTLANSSGSTIVTAVTTHPNKKHRGASHQQTIVELSPSPSTSRTPDMIVSSGAPYSMSSTQTASSSSSSTLYGGGGGGGGGGGGLKFSYEAQPTNPLAAVSTASMISNSVIAVPQVKDSPPSSPGSDAGGAASGTTIVSGRGTKRNRKMSSNAGPGGASTAPTIVPASIVAGAPPVNDAKDGKLFQNGGGSGGAGGGSIVSATHMLGNQLNPSSSVAQKMSEQLSMDIEAHTYVPGGPIDPGPTLMGPQFPGKNRANNPQPVMPVGGGGGGGNSLSSMLTGGGTATANGNTPQSLEQLLERQWEQGSQFLMEQAQHFDIASLLSCLHQLRSENIRLEDHVNNLVARRDHLLAVNARLAIPLNPTAALGGVGMIGGSGGPGGGGAGSAIAGGAAIGAGQGQFNNIHGNGPIDANVITNAATISSRSSRGQQHGGPQQQQSAQGPASHFGSGAGSNAAGLPQENGIDFRHTNSSHSATNSASISEKPNTIYVNF, encoded by the exons ATGAAGGAGATGGTCGGTGGATGTTGTGTCTGTTCAGACGATCGCGGCTGGTCGGAAAATCCGCTAGTGTACTGCGATGGTCAAAGTTGTGCTGTGGCCGTGCACCAGGCGTGCTACGGCATCGTAACCGTACCGAGTGGACCTTGGTACTGTCGGAAGTGTGAGAGTCAGGAGCGTTCGGCACGGGTCCGGTGCGAACTGTGCCCGTCGCGCGATGGAGCGCTCAAGCGAACGGACAACCAGGGATGGGCGCATGTCGTGTGCGCGCTCTACATTCCCGAGGTGCGTTTCGGCAACGTGACGACGATGGAACCGATCATCCTGCAGCTGATCCCACAGGAGCGGTACAATAAAA CATGTTACATCTGTCAGGAGATGGGCAAAGGATCCCGTGCCACGGTGGGAGCCTGCATGCAGTGTAACAAATCGGGCTGCAAGCAACAGTTTCACGTCACCTGTGCCCAACAGCTCGGGCTGCTGTGTGAGGAAGCCGGCAACTATCTGGACAATGTGAAATATTGCGGATACTGTCAGCATCACTACAGCAAATTG AAAAAGGGAGGCAACGTGAAAACGATTCCACCGTACAAACCCATCAGCCATGAGGCGAACTCAAGCGATGGACAATCGTCGCCcgagaaagaaatggaacCACCGTCGACTCAGTCACACTCCGGTAGCGCCAGTACCGCCGGTTCGAGCGGTACGGGCGCTAGTGGTAGCGGTGCCGGTGGAAGCAGTAGCTCCAGCAGTGGGCTTAAGTCTAGCAGCCGGCTGTCCGGGGAACCGAACATCGGTGGCTCATCGTCtacctcctcttcctcctcgtcaTCATCCTCCAAGCAGCGAAAGTCGTCGAGTGCATCCAAAAGCTCGAGTGGTTCCAGCTCGAACCCTTCCCTTTCGTCGTCCTCTTCGTCGTCGGTACAAGCTGCAGGTGGAGCAGGTTCCAGTGGTGGGTCCGGTATGTCCGGGTCTTCATCGATGTCCGCGTTGTCTTCGCTGTCTACCACGGGTTCGTCAGGTTCGTCCGGTATTTCGAGTAtgtccggaagcggtggaATCGACGATCGTCGCGTGAGCAATAGCAGTAGCGGTATTGGTGGTTCTGGCACAGCCGGAAGCGTTAGCAGTAGTGGCAGCTCGAGCAAGAGCAGTTCCGGTTCGTCCGGTggcaccggtggtggtggtagtggcagTTCAAGCAGTACCTCGAAGGAGAAGGATAAATATAGTAAAAGT CGCGACAAAAGCTCCAAATCCTCCAAATCATcaagcagcagcggcaacagtaGCACTAGTGGAAGTGCTGGCAATTTTAACAATAGTACAACAAGTACCAGCAGCAGTTCCGTCGGAGGAAGTTCAAGCCAATCGAAGGACGCCGATATGGGTACTGCGTCCGGATCGTCTGCTGGATCGCTGGGATCACTCGGCGCGAATTCGTCCTCCCAATCCGCAACGCAAGGCGGATATTCGTCGACCGCCGGTGGCAGTGGCAATAGTTCCACTGGCAGCAGTACCAACAGCTCGACCAAACATCACTCGGATAAGCTGGACAAGGGTAGCACCGGTCCGGTCGGATCACTATCTAGCAGCACGGGTGCTGGATCGGGACCGGGTGCATCGGTTGCGTCGCCCAGCACGCTTATCATAAAGCCACCGCTGGACCATTCCGGCAGTGGGAAAGAACAGCTGTCGAAGGAAGCGAACGCTAAAACAGCCAACTCAAGCAATTTCTCCGACTCGGTCGTGGTCAACTCGGAATCGGTGTACAATCACGTTGGTTCGGGCGGGAATTCTGGTTCGACGTCCGTGATCGAAAGCGGCAAGCTAGCGATCGGTGCGGGATCGGGCAGCACCTCGAGTGGTTcgtatggtggtggtggtggtagtagtggcACGGGCAGTGGCAGCACGACCGGAGGGAGTAATAGCGGTAAGAAACGGAAGGCCGATGCACGCTCCACCCCAACGTCATCCGCTGGAAGCAATGAGATGGATTCTAATCG TGACCTGATAAGGGATGTCGCAGTATCGCTAGTGCCATTGTCGCTGAACAAAACCGATCATACTGATCCTTTGTCGATCGGAGTGCacgagaaaaatgtgaaaaag GCGAAAACCGAAACGAACGCCCCGCACCAGCATCCGGCAGCGGGCACGACGGCGGTGCCGGTTCCAGCACCGACGGAACCGAACCTGCAGAATGTCACACCGAACCTCATCCAGCCGACGCACGCCTCGAGCATCATTTCATCCTCCTCCACCTCATCCTCGACCACcggaaaacagcagcagcagcagcagcaacaacaacaccatcag CAAACAACACCTCACTCGCCTCAGCAGCCATCATCGCACACACCGAGCCTGGTGGTGTCGGTTCCACTGTCGACGGCTACCGTACCTGGAGTTAATCTACCCGCTAGTAACAGTAGTaatagcagtagcagcaacgtTAATCATAGCGCTAGtcttagcagcagcagcagcagcaacagcaatagCAACAGTACCCCCAACATTGTATCACCCGGTGGCCAGTTGGGTGTCGGCGCCAACGGTAGCGggaacagcagtagcagcaataACAGCGCTGGAGGCAACTCGCTTTACCAACAGCTTTCACACCGGACGGGTGGTGATCAGTTGATG AATGCCAGCACGAACCGGTCTAGTCCCGTGATACAGCAGCAAACGACGGCCCAGAACATTATACAGTCGTCTTCCTCCAGCTCCAACGCCGGCTCATCCGCTCCCGGTAGTTCTGCAGCTTCATCCGCCGACcggcaccaccatcatcatcatcatcaacatctcGAGCGCCACTCACCGTCGATGCGAGCGTCcccggccggtggtggtgccaATGTTATAACCTCACTGCAGCACCACAGCCAATCACAGCAGCAGGATCTGCTGTCCCCTGCCGGTGGTTCCGTGCTGCAGAGCATTTCGCCCGTCCCGATGAGCACGATCCAGCGCACCGCCTCACCATCGACGCTGCTCGGCGTTGGCGACAGCAGTAacagtagtggtggtggtggcggtggcggcgggcTAAAGTTTAGCTACGAAAAGCAACCGCCAACGACGAATGCGCGGATAGCGGCGCTACAGGAAGAGGAATCGTCTACCGGGCGGCGATCCAGGTACGG GGTCGAGGCTGGATCTACTACCTCCGGGGTGCATCCGGTAATAGAAATGGCGGGCCATGGCGGTTCACATGGCTATcacggtggtggtagtggtgggaTCATTTCCGGCTactccaacagcagcagcaacccacCCGGTGGCAGCAAATCTAACCACCAGAACATCAACCATTCcggcaccaccaacaacaacaccattgacaactatcatcatcagcacgcTCATCAACAACCGTatcacggtggtggtggttccgcTGGCCACAGCGTACTAACCAGCGTCGGCAGTagtaacagcagcaacaacactgTCAACAGTAGTATTAGTAACAGTAACAACAGTATCCTTAGCAGCAATATTAACACCTCCAcaattaccaccaccaccaccaccaccaacacctcctcctccaccatcGCAAGCAGTAGTGCTGCTAGTGGCAGTAACAGCaaaaacaccaccatcatcagtaGCAATAGCGGGGGCGGTGTGAGcggcgccaccaccaccatcaccggcaGCCACACTAACAGCACAACCGGCAACAACCATACACTAGCAAACAGTAGCGGCAGTACCATCGTAACGGCGGTTACCACCCATCCGAACAAGAAGCACCGTGGCGCTTCGCACCAGCAAACAATCGTTGAACTTTCGCCATCACCATCTACTTCCAGAACGCCGGATATGATCGTATCGAGCGGCGCACCGTACAGCATGAGCTCCACGCAGACCGCCTCCTCTTCGTCCTCCTCCACCctgtacggtggtggtggtggtggtggcggtggcggtggaggcTTGAAGTTCTCGTACGAAGCACAACCAACGAATCCGCTGGCGGCCGTTTCTACCGCATCCATGATCAGCAACAGCGTGATTGCCGTGCCGCAGGTGAAGGACTCGCCGCCCAGCTCTCCGGGATCGGATGCGGGTGGCGCCGCTTCCGGCACCACGATCGTTAGTGGCCGTGGCACGAAACGTAATCGTAAGATGTCGTCCAATGCTGGGCCGGGTGGTGCATCGACGGCACCCACGATTGTGCCGGCGTCGATCGTAGCAGGAGCTCCCCCAGTAAACGATGCGAAGGATGGGAAGCTGTTTCAGAATGGGGGCGGTAGCGGTGGTGCAGGAGGTGGTTCGATCGTGTCCGCTACCCACATGCTAGGCAATCAGCTGAATCCGAGCAGCAGCGTGGCACAAAAAATGTCCGAACAGCTGAGCATGGACATCGAAGCGCACACGTACGTACCCGGTGGTCCGATCGATCCGGGGCCAACGCTAATGGGACCACAGTTCCCGGGAAAG AATCGCGCCAATAACCCACAACCGGTAATGCCggtcggcggtggtggcggtggcggcaacTCGTTAAGCTCGATGCTAACGGGCGGTGGTACGGCGACGGCTAATGGCAACACTCCGCAAAGCTTGGAACAGCTGCTGGAGCGGCAATGGGAACAAGGATCTCAGTTTCTTATGGAACAAGCGCAACACTTCGACA TTGCCTCGCTCCTGTCCTGTCTTCATCAGCTGCGGAGTGAAAACATTCGGTTGGAAGATCACGTCAATAATTTGGTTGCCCGACGGGATCATCTGTTGGCCGTGAATGCTCGGCTAGCGATACCGCTCAACCCTACTGCAGCCCTCGGTGGGGTTGGCATGATCGGAGGATCGGGCGGTCctggtggtggaggagcagGATCGGCTATTGCCGGTGGCGCGGCTATCGGAGCTGGTCAAG GACAATTTAACAACATCCACGGCAACGGTCCAATCGATGCGAACGTCATCACCAACGCCGCCACAATCTCGAGCCGATCCAGCCGGGGACAGCAGCACGGTGgtccgcaacagcagcagtccgCGCAAGGTCCCGCCAGTCACTTTGGGTCCGGTGCGGGAAGCAATGCGGCCGGACTGCCGCAAGAAAATGGCATCGATTTCCGGCACACCAACTCCTCCCATTCGGCCACAAACAGCGCTTCGATAAG TGAAAAACCTAACACAATCTACGTGAATTTTTGA